The following are encoded together in the Mycolicibacterium arabiense genome:
- a CDS encoding FAD-dependent oxidoreductase has product MHSLVNEVYGANNAYPALDEHQVSQLGSYGVRESVAVGDLLFEPGQSNYDFFYLVGATVEVVGSARLGEDVTIAIDGPGRFLGELNLLTGQATVLTARVVSAGDVIRVTSGRFRELMDREVALSDIIFRALLARRQMMLSGAATQSVQLVGSSLSSDSLAIRTWLARSGIAHTWVDVEAGDAEAVMTLHGITSADLPALVTPTGTVRLATAEAVSHALGMSGVVHPGANTRVRDVVIVGGGPAGLAAAVYAASEGLDTVLLEATAIGGQAAASSRIENYLGFPAGISGADLTARAMIQSHKFGAELLSPAGATAIVVDGPHLGIALADGVVMNARTVVIATGAAYRTLPLPRWTDFEGAGIYYAATKLEVEACGGEPVAVLGGANSAGQAALHLADSGSRVDLVVRGTSLRASMSAYLADRIDEHPAITLRLGSEVTALHGSTHLDGITVTRDAGAASTPQYCRGLFCFIGARPATQWCDGVLRDAKGFIVTDSALPETVLQGSWQTLNRRPLPFETSLPGVFAVGDVHAGSMKRVAAAVGEGASAVRSVHQALAR; this is encoded by the coding sequence GTGCATTCGCTCGTGAATGAGGTGTACGGCGCGAACAACGCCTACCCGGCGCTGGACGAGCATCAGGTGAGCCAACTCGGCAGTTACGGCGTCCGTGAATCGGTCGCGGTCGGTGACCTCCTGTTCGAGCCGGGGCAATCCAACTACGACTTCTTCTATCTCGTCGGCGCGACCGTGGAGGTCGTGGGCTCGGCCCGTCTCGGCGAGGACGTGACCATTGCGATCGACGGGCCCGGCAGATTCCTGGGTGAACTGAATCTGCTCACCGGGCAGGCGACGGTCCTCACGGCCCGGGTGGTGTCGGCCGGTGACGTGATCAGGGTGACGTCAGGCCGGTTCCGCGAACTGATGGATCGCGAAGTCGCGCTGTCGGACATCATCTTTCGTGCGTTGCTGGCGCGACGGCAGATGATGCTCAGCGGCGCCGCGACTCAAAGCGTGCAGTTGGTCGGGAGCAGCCTGTCGAGCGACAGCCTGGCGATTCGCACGTGGCTGGCACGTTCGGGCATCGCGCACACGTGGGTGGACGTCGAAGCAGGCGATGCCGAGGCGGTGATGACGTTGCACGGAATCACGTCAGCGGACCTCCCTGCGCTGGTCACCCCGACGGGCACGGTGCGTTTGGCCACCGCCGAGGCGGTCTCGCACGCATTGGGTATGTCGGGTGTCGTCCACCCCGGTGCGAACACCAGGGTGCGCGACGTCGTCATCGTGGGCGGGGGGCCTGCGGGATTGGCGGCCGCCGTCTACGCGGCATCAGAAGGCCTCGACACGGTGCTGCTGGAGGCGACGGCGATTGGCGGCCAGGCTGCGGCGAGTTCCCGGATCGAGAACTACCTGGGCTTTCCCGCCGGCATATCGGGCGCCGACCTCACCGCTCGCGCGATGATCCAGTCGCACAAGTTCGGTGCCGAACTCCTGAGCCCGGCCGGCGCCACGGCGATCGTCGTCGACGGTCCGCATCTCGGCATCGCACTGGCCGACGGGGTAGTGATGAACGCACGCACGGTCGTGATCGCCACGGGGGCGGCCTACCGCACCCTGCCGTTGCCGAGGTGGACGGACTTCGAGGGTGCGGGCATCTACTACGCCGCCACCAAGTTGGAAGTCGAAGCCTGCGGTGGTGAACCGGTGGCCGTTCTCGGCGGTGCCAACTCGGCCGGTCAGGCCGCACTGCATCTGGCGGACAGCGGGTCTCGGGTCGATCTGGTCGTGCGGGGCACCAGCCTGCGCGCGAGCATGTCCGCCTACCTTGCCGACCGGATCGACGAACACCCCGCCATCACCCTTCGACTGGGCAGCGAGGTGACCGCCCTGCACGGCAGCACGCACCTCGACGGAATCACGGTCACCCGTGACGCCGGCGCTGCGTCGACGCCGCAGTACTGCCGAGGACTGTTCTGCTTCATCGGTGCCCGTCCGGCGACGCAGTGGTGCGACGGTGTCCTGCGGGACGCCAAGGGCTTCATCGTCACCGACTCCGCTCTGCCCGAGACGGTCCTGCAGGGCAGTTGGCAGACGCTGAACCGGCGACCGCTTCCGTTCGAGACGTCACTGCCCGGGGTGTTCGCCGTGGGCGACGTCCACGCCGGCTCGATGAAGCGCGTCGCAGCCGCCGTGGGCGAAGGGGCCAGCGCCGTACGATCAGTACATCAGGCCCTGGCGCGGTGA
- a CDS encoding SDR family oxidoreductase, producing the protein MGGAIVVTGASSGFGAMTVRELAMGGHTVFAGMRQLDTKNERAAADAADFASEHSVDLRPIELDVSDQHSVDEAIEKMVAAVGHVDVVVHNAGHMVLGPTESFTPEDLAQVYDVNVLSTQRVNRAVLPHMRERGDGLLVWVGSTSTRGGTPPYLAPYFAAKAAEDSIAVSYAAELVRFGIETTIIVPGSFTTGTNHFANAGRPTDTDTASAYEARYGGLVDQVTEKLNELSPSSADPNEVARAIRDVVDTPKGQRPFRVHVDPANDGAEEVNGVGDRVRREFYDRLGLSDLLRVSP; encoded by the coding sequence ATGGGCGGGGCGATCGTCGTCACCGGCGCGTCAAGTGGCTTCGGAGCGATGACCGTGCGGGAGTTGGCGATGGGTGGGCACACCGTCTTCGCCGGGATGCGTCAGCTGGACACCAAGAACGAACGGGCTGCGGCCGATGCCGCCGACTTCGCATCCGAGCACTCGGTGGACCTGCGGCCCATCGAACTCGACGTCAGCGATCAGCACTCGGTCGACGAGGCCATCGAGAAGATGGTGGCGGCGGTCGGTCACGTCGACGTGGTGGTGCACAACGCCGGTCACATGGTGCTGGGCCCGACGGAGTCCTTCACCCCGGAGGATCTCGCGCAGGTGTACGACGTCAACGTGCTGTCGACCCAACGCGTGAACCGCGCGGTACTGCCGCACATGCGGGAACGTGGCGACGGTCTGCTGGTGTGGGTCGGATCGACCAGTACCCGCGGTGGCACCCCGCCGTACCTCGCCCCGTACTTCGCTGCCAAGGCGGCGGAGGACTCCATCGCGGTGAGCTACGCCGCCGAACTCGTCCGGTTCGGCATCGAGACGACGATCATCGTGCCCGGTTCGTTCACCACGGGAACCAACCACTTCGCCAATGCGGGCCGGCCCACCGACACCGACACCGCGTCGGCCTACGAGGCTCGCTACGGGGGTCTCGTCGACCAGGTGACCGAGAAGCTCAACGAGTTGTCGCCGTCGTCGGCGGACCCGAACGAGGTGGCACGGGCCATCCGCGACGTCGTCGACACCCCGAAGGGGCAGCGGCCCTTCCGGGTTCACGTCGATCCGGCCAACGACGGCGCCGAGGAGGTCAACGGCGTGGGCGATCGCGTACGGCGCGAGTTCTACGACCGCCTGGGGTTGAGCGATCTGTTGCGCGTGTCGCCGTGA
- a CDS encoding SDR family oxidoreductase, giving the protein MSNAHEARVAVVTGGSGGIGREIVERLATDGFSVAVHYSGSADRAEQVVRSVTDANGSAFAVQADVADEDAVSAMFDEVTSRYGGVDVIVNTAGIMMLAPLAETSLETFDRTMRTNVRGTFVVSQWAAKNLRDGGALINFSSSVVKLALPTYSTYAASKGAVDALTLILAKELRGRNVTVNTVAPGPTATPLFLDGKSDEQVKQMAGMAPLERLGEPADVAEVVAFLAGPARWMNGQTIYVNGGVI; this is encoded by the coding sequence GTGAGCAACGCCCACGAGGCACGGGTTGCCGTGGTGACCGGAGGGTCGGGCGGCATCGGCCGAGAGATCGTCGAACGTCTTGCCACCGACGGCTTCTCGGTCGCCGTCCACTACTCCGGTAGCGCTGACCGTGCCGAACAGGTGGTCCGCTCCGTCACGGATGCGAACGGGTCGGCGTTCGCGGTTCAAGCCGACGTCGCCGACGAGGACGCCGTCTCCGCAATGTTCGACGAGGTGACGAGTCGCTACGGTGGCGTCGACGTCATCGTCAACACTGCGGGCATCATGATGCTCGCCCCCCTCGCCGAGACGTCGTTGGAGACCTTCGACCGGACGATGCGCACCAATGTCCGAGGGACCTTCGTGGTGTCGCAATGGGCGGCGAAGAACCTCCGTGACGGAGGCGCCCTGATCAACTTCTCGTCGTCGGTAGTGAAACTGGCGCTGCCGACGTACTCGACGTACGCCGCGAGCAAGGGCGCCGTCGACGCTCTCACCCTGATCCTCGCCAAGGAACTGCGAGGCCGCAACGTCACCGTGAACACGGTGGCCCCCGGCCCCACGGCCACGCCGCTCTTCCTGGACGGGAAGAGCGACGAGCAGGTCAAGCAGATGGCGGGCATGGCACCGCTGGAACGCCTCGGTGAACCCGCCGACGTCGCCGAGGTCGTCGCCTTCCTCGCCGGCCCGGCCCGGTGGATGAACGGGCAGACCATCTACGTCAACGGCGGGGTGATCTGA
- a CDS encoding helix-turn-helix domain-containing protein, producing the protein MLSTLAECDAAEVQLPATRQSSSHHLQWQSVLARTYVERPIADEFTTLPTANFLVVMVTGGMYSIEGVSDGRWRSTVYRPGSTGITAPGNASTLRWRAIGTRPLTSLQVYLAPELFVGVRAEDDDRALDVLPDALAVDDPVISTVTSAIGWALESEASSLYADSAAQFLAAHVVERHLTCRSAPRGRGLGARALAHVVGYMQDNLADEITLEQLAAVAGLSKHHFLRSFKTATGVTPHGFLVEIRMQRAAELLVARTSTVSWVAARCGYRSASHFAAAFHRHHGTSPTAYRLARVSAR; encoded by the coding sequence ATGCTGAGCACACTCGCCGAGTGCGACGCCGCGGAGGTGCAGCTGCCTGCGACGAGGCAGTCGAGCAGTCACCACCTGCAGTGGCAATCGGTGCTTGCCCGGACGTACGTGGAGCGGCCCATCGCCGACGAGTTCACCACGCTGCCGACGGCCAACTTCCTGGTCGTCATGGTCACCGGAGGCATGTACTCGATCGAAGGGGTCAGCGACGGACGGTGGCGCAGCACGGTATACCGTCCCGGCTCCACCGGCATCACGGCACCTGGCAACGCGAGCACGTTGCGATGGCGCGCCATTGGAACTCGACCGCTGACGTCGCTGCAGGTGTACCTGGCACCCGAGTTGTTCGTCGGTGTCCGCGCCGAGGACGACGACCGGGCACTGGACGTCCTGCCCGATGCGCTCGCCGTCGACGACCCCGTGATCTCCACGGTGACGAGTGCCATCGGGTGGGCGTTGGAGTCGGAGGCGTCGTCGCTCTACGCCGATTCGGCGGCGCAGTTCCTCGCAGCCCACGTGGTGGAGCGGCACCTGACGTGTCGAAGCGCACCGCGCGGCCGCGGTCTCGGCGCCAGGGCGCTGGCACACGTCGTCGGATACATGCAGGACAACCTGGCCGACGAGATCACCCTCGAACAGCTGGCGGCGGTCGCCGGGCTGAGCAAGCACCACTTCCTGCGGTCGTTCAAGACGGCGACGGGGGTGACACCGCACGGATTCCTCGTGGAGATCCGCATGCAACGTGCCGCCGAACTGCTCGTGGCGCGGACGAGCACCGTCAGTTGGGTGGCCGCCCGGTGTGGATATCGCAGTGCCAGTCACTTCGCGGCGGCGTTCCACAGGCATCACGGCACGTCTCCCACGGCGTACCGCCTCGCACGCGTCTCGGCGCGCTGA
- a CDS encoding serine hydrolase: MRQRRPGTAMTRLAIVCAAALLASGCEAQVWGTPPAASNAPQAPVTAPQAPQWAAPQAPPAGPPASFEGLDARVRQATADAAESGADLEIAVMDRTTGQVVTNGSNESFPIASVVKLFIADDLLLQESESKTTLSAADRRSLDVMLRSSDDSAAQNFWDRSGGNAVIARIKARYGLGGTTAPSNGHWDVTTSTAGDLVRYYDMLLDGAGGLPPEQTNVIIGNLAQSTPTGNDGYPQRFGIPEGLYAEQVAVKQGWFCCWNGGNQLHVTTGAIGPERRYVIAIGSLDPTGAAAAREHMTQAVKTMFPGGKV; this comes from the coding sequence ATGCGTCAGCGGCGGCCGGGAACGGCGATGACCAGATTGGCGATCGTCTGCGCGGCGGCGCTGCTAGCCAGCGGTTGCGAGGCGCAGGTCTGGGGTACGCCGCCGGCCGCGTCGAATGCGCCGCAGGCGCCGGTCACCGCACCGCAAGCGCCACAGTGGGCAGCACCCCAGGCCCCGCCCGCCGGCCCTCCGGCATCATTCGAGGGCCTCGACGCCCGCGTTCGTCAGGCGACTGCCGACGCAGCCGAGTCGGGGGCCGACCTCGAGATAGCCGTGATGGACCGCACCACCGGCCAGGTCGTCACCAACGGCTCGAACGAATCGTTCCCGATCGCGTCCGTGGTCAAGCTGTTCATCGCCGACGACCTGCTGCTGCAGGAGTCGGAGAGCAAGACGACCCTTTCCGCGGCGGATCGCAGGTCACTCGACGTCATGCTGCGTTCCTCGGATGACAGTGCAGCGCAGAACTTCTGGGACCGCAGCGGCGGGAACGCCGTCATCGCGCGGATCAAGGCCCGGTACGGCTTGGGGGGAACGACGGCGCCCTCCAACGGGCACTGGGACGTCACCACGAGCACCGCAGGCGACCTCGTTCGCTACTACGACATGCTGCTGGACGGCGCCGGCGGGCTGCCTCCGGAGCAGACGAACGTCATCATCGGCAACCTCGCCCAATCCACGCCGACGGGGAACGACGGCTATCCGCAGCGGTTCGGCATCCCCGAGGGCCTGTACGCCGAGCAGGTGGCGGTCAAGCAAGGCTGGTTCTGCTGCTGGAACGGCGGCAACCAGCTGCACGTGACCACCGGGGCGATCGGACCCGAGCGCCGCTACGTGATCGCGATCGGCTCGCTGGACCCCACCGGCGCCGCGGCTGCCCGCGAGCACATGACTCAGGCCGTCAAGACGATGTTCCCGGGCGGCAAGGTCTAG
- a CDS encoding DUF308 domain-containing protein, whose product MTKSIDEVRDAREDNAWLKRYYFARAGFSIVWVAAAYALADSATAIVAALLLIYPAWDAIANLVDAQRNGGVRRNPTQAFNMAVSTVTTIAVAVALTTSMNAVLGVFGVWASATGLLQLATAIRRRKSSGQWPMMLSGIQSTAAGASFIAKAAAATAPQITAIAPYAAFGAFYFLASAIWLTIVDARRAGPPQKRTR is encoded by the coding sequence ATGACGAAGAGCATTGACGAGGTGCGGGACGCCAGGGAGGACAACGCGTGGCTCAAGCGCTATTACTTCGCGCGTGCTGGATTCTCGATCGTGTGGGTGGCGGCCGCGTACGCTCTCGCCGACAGCGCAACGGCGATCGTCGCCGCGTTGCTACTCATCTACCCGGCATGGGATGCGATCGCCAATCTCGTTGACGCTCAGCGCAATGGGGGAGTCAGACGCAATCCCACCCAAGCGTTCAACATGGCGGTCAGCACCGTGACGACGATCGCGGTCGCCGTCGCATTGACCACGAGCATGAACGCCGTGCTCGGCGTCTTCGGTGTGTGGGCCTCTGCGACCGGTCTGCTACAACTCGCCACGGCCATTCGACGCCGGAAGAGCAGCGGACAGTGGCCGATGATGCTGAGCGGTATTCAGTCGACCGCCGCTGGAGCGAGCTTCATCGCAAAGGCCGCTGCGGCCACGGCCCCCCAGATCACCGCGATTGCTCCGTACGCCGCCTTCGGCGCGTTCTACTTCCTCGCCTCGGCGATCTGGCTGACGATCGTCGACGCGCGTCGTGCCGGTCCGCCGCAGAAGCGAACGCGCTAG
- a CDS encoding TetR/AcrR family transcriptional regulator has translation MPADTRASTSDRLLEAAANLLREGGVDAVSTRAVAAAAGTQPPILYRRFGDKEGLLEAVTVRVLENYIAKKRKLLRQSEDPVAELRALWDLFIEFGFAQPECFALIYGQPRRGKAISAAAETTVTLLQDAIARIADEGRLRMSLERATALFQSCGVGFVITQLMVPAAQRDHEMSEIARENAIASITVTSGLIKSRNTLAGRASALRQVLDDHELPLTTAERNLMTEWLNRIADKRR, from the coding sequence ATGCCTGCCGATACCCGTGCATCCACATCCGACCGGTTACTGGAGGCGGCGGCCAACCTCTTGCGCGAGGGCGGTGTCGACGCCGTATCGACTCGCGCGGTGGCCGCGGCTGCGGGCACTCAACCGCCCATCTTGTACCGGCGTTTCGGTGACAAGGAGGGCCTACTCGAAGCGGTTACGGTCCGCGTCCTCGAGAACTACATCGCGAAGAAGCGCAAGTTGTTGAGGCAGTCCGAGGATCCGGTGGCCGAACTACGGGCTCTGTGGGACCTGTTCATAGAATTCGGGTTCGCCCAACCCGAGTGCTTCGCCCTCATATACGGGCAACCGAGGCGGGGGAAGGCAATCTCCGCCGCCGCCGAGACGACGGTGACCTTGCTCCAGGACGCGATCGCTCGAATCGCCGACGAGGGACGGCTGCGGATGAGCCTCGAACGCGCCACGGCTCTGTTCCAGTCCTGCGGAGTCGGTTTCGTCATCACGCAGTTGATGGTGCCCGCCGCGCAGCGCGATCACGAGATGAGCGAAATCGCACGCGAGAATGCGATCGCGAGCATCACGGTCACGTCCGGACTGATCAAGTCGCGCAACACGCTCGCAGGACGCGCGAGTGCACTGCGACAAGTCCTCGACGATCACGAACTGCCGTTGACGACGGCGGAACGGAATCTCATGACCGAGTGGCTCAATCGCATCGCCGACAAGCGACGATGA
- a CDS encoding VOC family protein — MIQGFSHIGICVTDLDRSIRFYTDVFGFAQLYQLDFNDNEVAATMEQDGRFRSAMLIRDDIRIELLLWVDVPTTGSGERKPMTELGFTHLSFRVEDVDGLTDAIVAAGGTFLESTRTVLGDVEDPTSGRFVYLTDPDGTRIELMQNVPDLSGISAESL; from the coding sequence ATGATCCAGGGCTTCTCCCACATCGGCATCTGCGTGACCGATCTCGACCGTTCGATCCGCTTCTACACCGACGTGTTCGGGTTCGCGCAGCTCTACCAACTCGACTTCAACGACAACGAGGTCGCCGCGACCATGGAGCAGGACGGCCGCTTCCGGTCCGCGATGCTGATCCGCGACGACATCCGGATCGAACTGCTGCTGTGGGTCGACGTCCCGACGACCGGGTCGGGGGAGCGCAAGCCGATGACCGAACTCGGCTTCACCCATCTCTCGTTCCGGGTGGAGGACGTCGATGGCCTGACCGACGCGATCGTCGCCGCGGGCGGAACGTTCCTGGAGTCGACGCGCACCGTGCTCGGCGATGTCGAGGACCCGACGTCTGGTCGGTTCGTCTACCTGACCGATCCCGACGGCACCCGCATCGAGCTGATGCAGAACGTGCCCGACCTCTCCGGTATCAGCGCCGAGTCGCTGTAG
- a CDS encoding TetR/AcrR family transcriptional regulator, whose amino-acid sequence MARSGYHHGDLRAALIAAGLEMVAEHGIAALSVADAAKRTGVSAAAPYRHFPNRQAFLAAVATAAAREFDDEVRAAVPPRPDGDQAEWAIEAMAATAGAYVRFVARTRIGWDVIYGTDVGDAVDEERLDVARSLNDAFLEPALAVTDGDVRRALRVLEHEVAAAHGYASLFVAGLFDRKYPEIDRAAAQAAAITRTLALAARADATAT is encoded by the coding sequence ATGGCGCGCAGCGGGTACCACCACGGCGACCTGCGCGCTGCGTTGATCGCCGCCGGACTCGAGATGGTGGCCGAACACGGGATCGCCGCACTGTCCGTCGCGGACGCCGCCAAGCGGACCGGCGTGAGCGCCGCCGCGCCCTACCGGCACTTTCCGAATCGCCAAGCGTTTCTGGCTGCGGTCGCGACGGCGGCGGCGCGCGAGTTCGACGACGAGGTGCGTGCGGCGGTTCCGCCGCGCCCCGACGGCGACCAGGCCGAGTGGGCGATCGAGGCAATGGCGGCGACGGCGGGGGCCTACGTGCGATTCGTGGCGCGCACGCGCATCGGCTGGGACGTCATCTACGGCACTGACGTGGGTGACGCCGTTGACGAGGAACGACTCGACGTGGCGCGCTCGCTGAACGATGCGTTCCTGGAACCGGCGCTGGCCGTCACCGACGGTGACGTCCGTCGGGCCCTGCGGGTGCTCGAACACGAGGTCGCCGCAGCGCACGGGTACGCCAGCCTCTTCGTCGCAGGCCTGTTCGACCGCAAGTATCCCGAAATCGACCGCGCTGCAGCGCAAGCCGCGGCCATCACGCGAACGCTGGCACTGGCCGCCCGGGCGGATGCCACGGCCACGTGA
- a CDS encoding SDR family oxidoreductase: MSTWFITGSSKGLGAAIARHALAHGDDVAATARNPRTVTDALGDGDRLLAQPLDVTSPVQVRTAIDATVQRFGRIDVVVNNAGRPLMGALEEMTDEQIREQFDLNVFGTIDVIRAALPTLRAQRSGTIVNLSSMGGVIGFPSSSMYNASKFAVEGLTAGLRQDLAPLGISVMAIEPGAFRTNFLDPSTVWVAANHGSIDDYAGTPAHDQLEQIGPMDQAQDGDPDKLAALLYDVVTAGAPPTRLPIGPDAVAASEQRVADDAAELAPWRDRARATDF; this comes from the coding sequence ATGAGCACCTGGTTCATCACCGGATCGTCGAAGGGCCTGGGCGCAGCGATCGCACGCCACGCGCTGGCCCACGGCGACGACGTCGCGGCGACCGCACGCAATCCACGGACCGTCACCGACGCGCTCGGCGACGGTGACCGACTGCTCGCCCAACCGCTCGACGTGACGTCGCCCGTGCAGGTTCGCACCGCCATCGACGCGACGGTGCAGCGCTTCGGCCGCATCGACGTGGTCGTGAACAACGCGGGTCGGCCGCTGATGGGCGCGCTGGAGGAGATGACGGACGAACAGATTCGAGAACAGTTCGACCTGAACGTCTTCGGCACCATCGACGTCATACGCGCGGCACTCCCCACCCTGCGGGCGCAGCGGTCGGGCACCATCGTCAACCTCAGCTCGATGGGCGGTGTCATCGGCTTTCCATCGTCCTCGATGTACAACGCGTCGAAGTTCGCCGTCGAGGGGCTGACTGCGGGGTTGCGCCAGGACCTCGCCCCGCTCGGCATCTCCGTCATGGCGATCGAGCCCGGCGCCTTCAGGACGAACTTCCTCGATCCCTCGACCGTGTGGGTGGCAGCGAACCACGGTTCGATCGACGACTACGCAGGCACGCCGGCGCACGATCAGCTCGAGCAGATCGGGCCGATGGATCAAGCGCAGGACGGCGACCCGGACAAACTGGCCGCTCTGCTCTACGACGTCGTCACCGCGGGCGCCCCGCCCACCAGGCTGCCCATCGGGCCCGACGCGGTCGCAGCCAGCGAGCAGCGAGTCGCCGACGATGCGGCAGAGCTGGCCCCGTGGCGCGATCGTGCTCGAGCGACCGACTTCTGA
- a CDS encoding DedA family protein gives MIDWLRLVEDLVTSPWLYLILISVSLLDSFLPAIPSEPVIVIAGVYAASGETMLLPVIAATALGAFVGDMVPYGLGRVMADRVLKRLPPGTKRRKAHDWLGSELETRAAYVIITSRFIPVGRYLVTLTAGITRLAWPTFAGYTAISCVAWSTYTVLAGYVGGTLFRDNTFVGIGVGIGLAILTSVGIEGARYLRRRLNSERIPQ, from the coding sequence GTGATCGACTGGCTACGACTCGTCGAAGACCTGGTGACGTCACCCTGGCTCTACCTCATCTTGATCTCGGTTTCGCTTCTCGACTCGTTCCTACCGGCCATCCCCAGCGAGCCCGTCATCGTCATCGCAGGCGTCTACGCGGCCAGCGGAGAGACGATGCTATTGCCCGTCATCGCCGCCACGGCCCTGGGCGCCTTCGTCGGCGACATGGTGCCCTACGGTCTCGGCCGTGTCATGGCCGATCGTGTACTGAAGCGACTACCACCGGGAACCAAGCGGCGAAAGGCGCATGACTGGCTCGGGTCCGAACTCGAAACCCGCGCCGCATACGTGATCATCACCTCCCGCTTCATCCCGGTCGGGCGATATCTGGTCACGCTCACCGCTGGCATTACCCGCCTCGCCTGGCCCACGTTCGCCGGCTACACCGCGATCTCGTGCGTCGCGTGGAGTACGTACACCGTCCTCGCCGGCTACGTCGGCGGCACCCTCTTTCGCGACAACACCTTCGTCGGCATCGGCGTGGGCATCGGGCTCGCAATCCTGACGAGCGTCGGCATCGAGGGAGCCCGGTACCTCCGGCGGCGGCTGAACAGCGAACGCATACCCCAGTAG
- a CDS encoding nuclear transport factor 2 family protein — MQDLVDRAAIADVVAGLAHAQDDRNWDALRNLFADAVTLDLSKHYYGGPPTTMDVTAVVELARAGLTGFDCTHHAASNVITELLDDEAQCRAHMVAYHHVAVSNGAVDYCTMRGYWELKLRRGLRHWVIHRWAVVRTAPWEGSPDVYELAAARVTSGADRS, encoded by the coding sequence GTGCAGGATCTGGTCGACCGGGCGGCCATCGCCGACGTGGTCGCGGGCCTCGCGCACGCGCAGGACGACAGGAACTGGGATGCGCTGCGGAACCTCTTCGCCGATGCGGTGACCCTTGATCTGTCGAAGCACTACTACGGCGGCCCGCCGACGACCATGGACGTGACCGCCGTGGTCGAACTGGCTCGGGCCGGCCTGACGGGTTTCGACTGCACGCACCATGCCGCCTCCAACGTGATCACCGAACTGCTCGACGACGAGGCGCAGTGCCGTGCTCACATGGTCGCCTATCACCACGTTGCGGTGAGCAACGGCGCCGTCGACTATTGCACCATGCGCGGCTACTGGGAACTCAAGCTGCGAAGAGGATTACGGCACTGGGTCATTCATCGCTGGGCGGTGGTGCGAACTGCACCGTGGGAAGGATCCCCGGACGTGTACGAACTGGCTGCCGCGCGCGTCACCAGCGGAGCTGACCGTTCGTGA